From a single Collibacillus ludicampi genomic region:
- a CDS encoding cytochrome c biogenesis protein produces MRRVSLVFSVITFAAFLVDLYMVFIYAPKERFMGDLQRLMYFHVASAWAAFLAFTIVFFASIAYLKTRQFKWDRLSVSAAELGVLFTSLVLVTGPIWARPVWNTWWSWDPRLTTTLILWFIYFAYLLLRYSTEGDERRGRLAAIFAIIGYIDVPIVHFSVTWWRSIHPNVITNTQMNMDPAMTITLLVTGLVFFMLFSMLLLYRLQLEEQLAMLLQLREKILGSFNFTSRR; encoded by the coding sequence ATGCGCCGTGTTTCTCTCGTTTTTTCGGTTATCACATTTGCAGCGTTTCTCGTCGATCTATATATGGTCTTTATTTACGCCCCCAAGGAACGATTCATGGGCGATTTGCAACGACTGATGTATTTCCATGTCGCAAGTGCATGGGCGGCATTTCTTGCTTTTACGATCGTTTTTTTTGCCAGCATTGCGTATTTGAAAACGCGTCAATTCAAGTGGGACCGTTTGTCTGTATCCGCCGCGGAGTTGGGGGTATTGTTTACCTCGCTTGTCTTGGTCACAGGTCCGATCTGGGCGAGGCCTGTATGGAATACATGGTGGTCATGGGATCCTCGTTTGACGACAACACTGATCCTGTGGTTCATCTATTTTGCCTATCTCCTTTTGCGTTACTCCACGGAAGGGGATGAACGCAGAGGACGGCTGGCGGCCATTTTCGCAATCATCGGCTATATCGACGTCCCGATTGTACACTTCTCCGTTACCTGGTGGCGTTCGATTCATCCGAATGTGATCACGAATACACAGATGAACATGGATCCTGCGATGACTATTACGTTACTGGTCACTGGATTGGTCTTTTTCATGCTTTTTTCGATGTTGTTGCTCTATCGTCTTCAACTGGAAGAACAACTGGCGATGTTATTACAATTGCGGGAGAAGATTTTAGGGTCATTCAACTTTACATCGAGGCGGTGA
- a CDS encoding heme exporter protein CcmB codes for MNAFYRSVFVMAAKDIRMEFRRKSLLLSLLVFAILLCVIMDISLDGKRQLDEGIVSGMLWTTLFFVSAVGLVRSDRFEMEHKGWYGLLLAPIDCGAIFYAKFVSNLLFAWLVDTMVVIVFFFLFDEPLPHSPILFIITMVLGSVGLISIGTFLAALGMSNPMADLLVPVMLFPLSVPLLIAVTQLTSMAMNGAGFENSTIWFVLIGGYDLIFLALPFLLFEFIVEV; via the coding sequence ATGAACGCTTTTTACCGTTCTGTTTTTGTAATGGCAGCGAAAGATATACGCATGGAATTTCGGCGCAAGTCCTTGCTTTTGTCACTTCTTGTTTTTGCCATTCTGCTCTGCGTCATTATGGATATATCCCTGGATGGGAAGCGGCAACTCGATGAGGGAATCGTAAGCGGTATGCTTTGGACAACTCTCTTTTTTGTTTCCGCAGTGGGTTTGGTTCGTTCTGACCGTTTTGAGATGGAACACAAAGGGTGGTACGGGTTGTTGCTTGCCCCGATCGATTGCGGCGCCATCTTTTATGCGAAATTCGTGAGCAATCTCCTCTTCGCGTGGCTCGTCGATACGATGGTTGTGATCGTTTTTTTCTTTCTTTTTGATGAACCTCTTCCCCATTCACCGATCCTTTTCATTATAACTATGGTATTGGGCAGTGTGGGGTTAATCTCTATAGGTACTTTTCTCGCTGCACTTGGCATGTCCAATCCGATGGCAGATCTCCTTGTTCCGGTCATGCTTTTTCCTTTGAGTGTACCTTTGCTGATCGCTGTCACCCAATTGACAAGCATGGCGATGAACGGTGCAGGATTTGAGAATTCAACGATATGGTTTGTTTTGATCGGTGGTTATGATTTGATCTTTCTTGCACTTCCATTTCTTTTGTTTGAATTTATCGTGGAGGTGTGA
- a CDS encoding ABC transporter ATP-binding protein yields the protein MIRLENISKVIGHRSILRKVDLYIQQGEWLGIIGQNGAGKTTLLKIIAQLSRSTGGRILYREQPLDDGSVLKKEIGVVLEASFLYSHLTVIENLEFYGKLYDVDHLRERIMEVLELLGLEHARKQIFCTLSKGMKQRVSIARAILHQPRILLLDEPFDGLDEDTLMSVKRLFTDLHKKRTTILMVSHALEDIWELCGRVAVLHEGEIIHEYVTALEPLDAIRRKYCRVTAGG from the coding sequence ATGATTCGTTTAGAAAACATCTCGAAAGTGATCGGCCACCGATCCATCTTGAGAAAGGTCGATCTTTATATTCAACAGGGAGAGTGGCTTGGAATCATCGGACAAAACGGTGCGGGAAAAACGACATTACTGAAAATTATCGCTCAACTCTCCCGCAGTACAGGCGGCCGGATCCTCTATCGAGAGCAGCCTCTCGATGATGGTAGCGTATTAAAAAAAGAGATAGGGGTTGTATTGGAAGCTTCGTTTCTGTACAGTCATTTGACTGTCATTGAAAATCTGGAATTTTACGGGAAGCTATATGATGTGGATCATCTGCGAGAACGGATTATGGAGGTTTTGGAACTTCTTGGACTTGAGCATGCGCGAAAACAGATATTTTGTACACTTTCCAAGGGGATGAAACAGAGAGTCTCTATCGCGCGTGCCATCTTGCACCAGCCGCGCATTCTTTTGCTGGATGAACCATTTGACGGTTTAGACGAGGATACGTTGATGAGTGTGAAACGATTGTTTACCGATCTGCACAAGAAACGAACCACAATTCTTATGGTTTCGCACGCTCTTGAGGACATATGGGAATTGTGCGGGCGCGTGGCCGTCCTCCATGAGGGAGAGATCATTCATGAATACGTGACCGCGTTGGAACCGTTGGATGCAATCAGGCGCAAGTATTGTCGCGTGACGGCAGGAGGCTAA
- a CDS encoding cytochrome c-type biogenesis protein gives MKRLFIIGFVALNILCTTHSAMAETRTFVTREQVNEVAKEMYPPGTTDNMTADYAPTEQGENMRQEIARMLQEGKSKEEIIRFYVERYGDRVLASPQKKGFMLSAWVLPIVVILLAFLALFSVLRKWVRNAQTRVSDIYLQPQELTFDDQRIIEDEFQRFIR, from the coding sequence ATGAAGCGCTTATTCATCATCGGTTTTGTCGCCTTGAATATCCTTTGTACAACTCATTCCGCAATGGCTGAAACAAGAACATTCGTCACGCGAGAACAAGTGAATGAGGTGGCCAAAGAGATGTATCCGCCAGGGACTACCGATAACATGACGGCAGACTATGCTCCTACGGAGCAGGGGGAGAACATGCGGCAGGAAATCGCGAGGATGCTCCAGGAAGGAAAAAGCAAAGAGGAGATCATCCGGTTCTATGTAGAGCGTTACGGGGATCGAGTACTTGCTTCCCCACAAAAGAAAGGCTTTATGTTAAGCGCCTGGGTACTCCCAATTGTTGTAATTCTGTTGGCGTTCCTTGCACTTTTTTCTGTCTTAAGAAAATGGGTGAGGAATGCGCAGACAAGAGTGTCGGATATCTATTTACAACCGCAGGAACTTACGTTTGATGATCAACGGATCATAGAAGATGAATTCCAACGATTCATTCGTTAA
- a CDS encoding heme lyase CcmF/NrfE family subunit codes for MGELGRWTLLLSLPIGVYLIVANVIGIRLKHEKWLESGRRAALALAFLTTLSSLSLIYLLVTGDFRYEYVADYTSKDLEWIYKIAAFWGGNAGSLLLWLWLLSLYAALISYTKSRESQEMRPYVISVIAFVALFFSLILNVLAQPFALNSAPVTDGNGLNPLLQNPGMTVHPVNLYLGYIGFTVPFAYGMAALFMKKADALWLKLTRRWTLVSWLFLSMGIIYGAQWSYVELGWGGYWAWDPVENAAFMPWLTATAFLHSSIVQERKGMLKGWNILLIIFTFILTLFGTFLTRSGLLWSVHAFANGAMGSFFLGFVGIVFAGSLIILVIRWPLFQADAQFETVVSKESSFLLNNLLLVGAAFTVFWGTIFPLVSEAVTGTKIMVGAPYFNRVNVPILIAVIVLMGIGPLIAWRRSSLRQVGRTVLYPLLFLLPVAFFLWGAGVRDLMALITVCGAFFVFSTVWLEFFHGVRARRIMTGENTLVAFLKLVGRGRHRYGGYIVHLAVVMIAIGLTFSGTYKVQVDRLLKPGEEMNIGAYTLQYQGMGQERGVGKTSLYANVIVSKNGKKVALLRPAELYYDNGSQTSAEVAILSSFTDDLYLVFAGRDEQKQAALIQAHVNPLVNWIWYGGYVLMVGTFISLWPEARMQSLRREETTKDVVPA; via the coding sequence GTGGGAGAATTGGGACGTTGGACGCTGCTGCTGAGTCTTCCGATAGGTGTCTATCTGATCGTTGCGAATGTGATCGGAATCCGACTGAAGCATGAGAAGTGGTTGGAAAGCGGGCGTCGGGCCGCTCTCGCACTCGCGTTTCTCACGACACTCTCGTCGTTATCATTGATATATCTTCTCGTAACAGGTGATTTTCGATATGAATATGTAGCGGACTATACGAGTAAAGATTTGGAATGGATCTATAAGATCGCTGCATTTTGGGGAGGAAATGCTGGCTCATTGCTGTTATGGCTGTGGTTGCTTTCCCTGTATGCCGCATTGATCTCTTATACGAAAAGCAGAGAAAGCCAAGAAATGCGTCCCTATGTGATATCCGTCATCGCTTTTGTAGCCTTGTTCTTCAGTTTGATCCTGAACGTTCTGGCGCAACCTTTCGCGTTGAATTCCGCACCTGTAACGGACGGAAACGGCTTGAATCCGCTTCTGCAAAATCCCGGAATGACGGTTCATCCAGTCAATCTGTATCTTGGCTATATCGGTTTCACCGTGCCTTTCGCTTACGGTATGGCTGCACTGTTCATGAAAAAAGCGGATGCTCTCTGGTTGAAATTGACGAGACGATGGACGCTCGTTTCCTGGCTTTTTCTCAGCATGGGTATTATTTACGGGGCGCAATGGTCTTACGTGGAACTCGGATGGGGGGGTTACTGGGCGTGGGATCCGGTTGAAAACGCCGCATTCATGCCCTGGTTGACAGCCACGGCGTTTCTTCATTCTTCCATCGTACAGGAAAGAAAAGGCATGCTGAAGGGATGGAATATCCTCCTGATTATCTTCACGTTCATTTTGACACTATTCGGCACATTTCTGACGAGAAGCGGTCTTCTGTGGTCAGTTCACGCGTTTGCCAATGGGGCGATGGGATCTTTTTTCCTGGGGTTTGTCGGAATCGTGTTCGCTGGGTCGCTCATCATACTCGTCATCCGCTGGCCTTTATTTCAAGCGGATGCACAATTTGAAACTGTCGTCTCAAAAGAGAGCAGTTTCCTTCTGAATAACCTCCTTCTTGTCGGGGCTGCTTTTACGGTCTTCTGGGGTACGATCTTTCCGCTGGTTTCGGAAGCGGTCACAGGTACGAAGATTATGGTGGGAGCTCCTTATTTCAATCGGGTGAACGTTCCGATTCTCATTGCTGTCATTGTCTTGATGGGGATCGGGCCTTTGATCGCTTGGCGGCGTTCATCCCTTCGTCAGGTTGGAAGAACTGTATTATACCCGCTCTTATTCCTCTTACCTGTTGCCTTCTTCTTATGGGGGGCGGGAGTGCGCGATCTGATGGCGCTGATCACCGTGTGCGGGGCTTTCTTCGTTTTCTCCACCGTCTGGTTGGAATTTTTCCATGGTGTTCGCGCACGCAGGATTATGACGGGTGAGAATACACTCGTGGCTTTTTTGAAGTTAGTCGGCCGTGGGAGGCATCGCTACGGCGGTTATATCGTTCATCTTGCCGTAGTCATGATCGCGATTGGGCTCACTTTTTCCGGTACGTATAAAGTTCAAGTGGACAGACTCCTGAAACCGGGTGAAGAAATGAATATCGGTGCATATACATTGCAATATCAAGGGATGGGACAAGAAAGAGGTGTCGGCAAAACTTCTTTGTATGCGAATGTAATCGTCAGCAAAAACGGGAAGAAAGTTGCTTTATTGAGACCTGCCGAGCTTTATTATGACAATGGATCACAAACGAGCGCGGAAGTGGCCATTCTCAGTTCTTTTACGGATGACCTCTATCTCGTTTTTGCCGGAAGGGACGAGCAGAAACAGGCCGCGTTGATTCAGGCGCATGTGAATCCTCTCGTCAATTGGATTTGGTATGGCGGATATGTCCTCATGGTTGGAACATTCATCAGCTTATGGCCGGAAGCGCGAATGCAAAGTTTGAGAAGAGAAGAGACCACGAAGGATGTGGTTCCCGCATGA
- a CDS encoding cytochrome c maturation protein CcmE translates to MRARTKLIVAFVLVIGVIVSLVVTGITQAATYYMTVGELKAKGEQAAKTRVKLSGNLVGDSVKWDPDHTLLQFSITDEKDPKKKIPVVYKGTKPDDFSNGWPVIVEGKLQTDGTFMADSLLVKCPSKYEAEKKNGG, encoded by the coding sequence TTGAGAGCAAGGACGAAGCTGATCGTCGCGTTCGTTCTCGTCATCGGTGTGATCGTGTCATTAGTCGTCACGGGAATCACGCAAGCGGCTACCTATTACATGACGGTTGGTGAACTGAAAGCAAAAGGGGAGCAAGCTGCCAAAACCCGTGTCAAACTCAGCGGAAATCTTGTGGGTGACAGTGTGAAGTGGGATCCAGACCATACACTCTTGCAATTTTCAATCACGGATGAGAAAGATCCTAAGAAGAAGATCCCTGTCGTTTACAAAGGAACCAAGCCGGATGATTTCTCCAACGGTTGGCCCGTCATTGTTGAAGGCAAGTTGCAAACGGACGGAACATTTATGGCTGACAGCTTGTTGGTAAAATGTCCGTCCAAGTATGAAGCAGAGAAGAAAAATGGGGGATGA